A window of Streptomyces sp. DG1A-41 contains these coding sequences:
- a CDS encoding IucA/IucC family protein — protein MTLGRGSSPDLRASEVSANSAVTANPAVPCQRSGAAQYAEAQGGEVRDGDVKAGGFTTDLLEHPDPHAVAQAAAVEALLRCWVRETSRPAPTDGLLRIPLPASGTALLAPVRYWSPTGWHRFGLPRLADAPDHAPPADAVTVAALLSRETPADGQGYAHGNAHAHGDSNGGIALVAGVADSLRRVTSFLSDRREHPVDSPDLFLESEQSLVLGHPLHPTPKSREGLSEAEARLYSPELHGFFPLHWIAVAPSVLATDSAWTERGRPVTAARLTARLAGTDLPLPDGYALLPVHPWQAREIRHRPETAALLDRGLLRDLGTHGTPWQPTSSVRTVYQTGAPAMLKLSLGLRITNSRRENLRKELHRGVEVHRLLRSGLAQQWRAVHPCFDIVRDPAWIAVDASDGSDCSGGVPLPGLDVVIRHNPFSPSDDVSCVAGLVSPRPSSPARPGTAPDRPEIHGRVLRSRLAEVVTRLARRTGRPRGAVAAEWFLRYLEHVVRPVLWLDGEAGIALEAHQQNTLLLLDSDGWPSGGRYRDNQGYYFRESRRADLDARLPGIGERSDTFVCDEVTDERFAYYLAVNNVLGLIGAFGSQGLADERLLLAAFRRFLGNVASGPARLRTSLPAWLLDSPVLRCKANLLTRLHGLDELVGPVDTQSVYVTIANPLHC, from the coding sequence ATGACATTGGGACGAGGCTCTTCCCCTGACCTCCGGGCCTCGGAGGTGTCGGCGAACTCAGCGGTCACGGCGAACCCGGCGGTCCCGTGTCAGAGGTCTGGGGCGGCGCAGTACGCCGAGGCGCAGGGCGGCGAGGTGAGGGACGGTGATGTGAAGGCTGGTGGATTCACCACCGACCTCCTTGAGCATCCCGACCCGCATGCCGTCGCCCAGGCAGCAGCCGTGGAGGCGCTGCTCCGGTGCTGGGTGCGAGAGACCAGCCGACCCGCCCCTACCGACGGCCTCCTCCGCATCCCCCTTCCCGCCAGCGGCACGGCCCTGCTCGCCCCCGTCCGCTACTGGTCCCCGACGGGCTGGCACCGCTTCGGTCTCCCGCGTCTGGCCGACGCTCCCGACCACGCCCCACCGGCAGACGCCGTCACGGTCGCCGCACTGCTCTCCAGGGAGACGCCCGCAGACGGACAGGGTTACGCCCACGGTAACGCCCACGCCCACGGCGACAGTAACGGCGGTATCGCACTTGTCGCGGGCGTTGCCGATTCCCTCCGCCGCGTCACCTCCTTCCTCAGCGACCGCCGTGAACACCCGGTCGACAGCCCCGACCTCTTCCTGGAGTCGGAACAGTCACTCGTCCTCGGACACCCCCTGCACCCGACCCCGAAGAGCCGAGAAGGCCTCTCCGAGGCTGAAGCACGCCTGTACTCGCCCGAGTTGCACGGATTCTTCCCCCTCCACTGGATCGCTGTCGCCCCCTCCGTCCTCGCCACCGACTCCGCCTGGACCGAACGCGGCCGCCCTGTCACCGCGGCCCGACTCACCGCACGCCTGGCCGGGACCGACCTGCCGCTGCCGGACGGGTACGCCCTACTGCCCGTGCACCCCTGGCAGGCCCGCGAGATCCGGCACCGCCCGGAGACCGCTGCCCTGCTCGACAGGGGACTGCTCCGCGACCTCGGCACCCACGGCACTCCCTGGCAACCCACCTCCTCCGTACGAACGGTCTACCAAACCGGTGCTCCCGCGATGCTCAAGCTGTCGCTGGGCCTGCGCATCACCAACTCCCGTCGCGAGAACCTCCGTAAGGAACTGCACCGCGGTGTCGAGGTCCACCGCCTGCTCCGCAGCGGACTCGCGCAGCAATGGCGGGCCGTGCATCCGTGCTTCGACATCGTTCGCGACCCGGCCTGGATCGCTGTCGATGCTTCCGATGGCTCCGACTGTTCCGGTGGCGTCCCCTTGCCCGGACTGGATGTGGTGATCCGCCACAACCCGTTCAGCCCCTCGGACGATGTCTCCTGCGTCGCCGGACTCGTCTCGCCGCGCCCCTCCTCACCCGCCCGGCCGGGAACCGCTCCCGACCGCCCGGAGATCCACGGCCGGGTCCTTCGGTCCCGGCTGGCCGAGGTCGTCACGCGTCTCGCCCGCCGGACCGGCAGGCCCCGCGGAGCCGTCGCCGCCGAGTGGTTCCTGCGCTACCTCGAACACGTCGTGCGCCCCGTCCTGTGGCTGGACGGCGAGGCCGGCATCGCCCTGGAGGCTCACCAGCAGAACACCCTGCTCCTGCTGGACAGCGACGGATGGCCAAGTGGCGGCCGCTACCGCGACAACCAGGGCTACTACTTCCGCGAGTCCCGGCGCGCGGACCTCGACGCCCGGCTGCCCGGCATCGGAGAGCGGAGCGACACGTTCGTCTGCGACGAGGTCACCGACGAGCGCTTCGCTTACTACCTGGCGGTCAACAACGTCCTCGGCCTCATCGGCGCGTTCGGCTCCCAGGGGCTGGCCGACGAGCGGCTGCTGCTCGCCGCCTTCCGCCGTTTCCTCGGAAACGTCGCCTCCGGCCCGGCCCGGCTGCGCACCTCGCTGCCGGCCTGGCTGCTCGACTCACCCGTCCTGCGCTGCAAGGCCAACCTGCTGACCCGACTCCACGGCCTCGACGAACTCGTCGGCCCGGTCGACACCCAGTCCGTCTACGTCACCATCGCCAATCCCCTGCACTGCTGA
- a CDS encoding GNAT family N-acetyltransferase, translating to MPPADSTAHTGTAGPATADVHAGEGSNARFDAGPGVASSAGADADSGADPCADSCARHGEDTMDLRLPDELLALIADEASDIHGARRPDQRTAQPSDSTAATREAPVPSALSVLVVEDDLLDRVADWGPTDTPAGFFHLVPVRVERDLPLISRWMNDPAAGAFWELSGPQHVTEDHVLAQLVGDGRSVPCIGVLDGTPMSYWEIYRADLDPLARYYPARPHDTGLHLLVGAVADRGRGLGGLLLRAVADLVLAQRPSCARVIAEPDIRNTPSIAAFLTAGFRFSAEVDLPDKRAALMVRDRSLRHLL from the coding sequence GTGCCTCCCGCCGACTCGACCGCCCACACCGGTACCGCTGGCCCTGCCACGGCCGACGTCCATGCCGGGGAGGGCTCCAACGCCCGCTTCGATGCCGGTCCCGGCGTCGCGTCCAGCGCGGGAGCCGACGCGGATTCCGGTGCGGATCCCTGTGCGGATTCCTGTGCCCGCCACGGCGAAGACACCATGGACCTACGGCTCCCGGACGAACTCCTCGCCCTCATCGCGGACGAGGCGTCCGACATCCACGGAGCACGGCGGCCGGACCAGCGCACGGCCCAGCCTTCCGACTCCACCGCCGCCACCCGTGAGGCCCCCGTCCCCTCGGCCCTCTCCGTCCTCGTGGTCGAGGACGATCTCCTCGACCGCGTCGCCGACTGGGGCCCGACCGACACACCCGCGGGCTTCTTTCACCTCGTCCCCGTGCGCGTCGAACGTGATCTTCCGCTCATCAGCCGCTGGATGAACGACCCCGCCGCTGGGGCGTTCTGGGAGCTGTCCGGGCCACAGCACGTGACCGAGGACCACGTGCTGGCCCAGCTAGTCGGCGACGGACGCAGCGTGCCGTGCATCGGCGTGCTGGACGGAACGCCGATGAGCTACTGGGAGATCTACCGGGCGGACCTGGATCCACTGGCCCGCTACTACCCGGCCCGGCCTCACGACACGGGGCTCCACCTTCTTGTCGGCGCTGTCGCCGACCGAGGGCGTGGCCTCGGCGGTCTGCTGCTCCGAGCCGTCGCCGACCTCGTACTCGCGCAGCGGCCCTCCTGCGCACGCGTCATCGCGGAACCCGACATTCGCAACACCCCCTCCATCGCCGCCTTCTTGACCGCCGGCTTCCGGTTCTCCGCCGAGGTCGACCTGCCCGACAAGCGAGCCGCCCTCATGGTCCGAGACCGGTCCCTCCGGCATCTTCTGTAG